cttACTTTTTAaggcaattttttttaacaaatatcatcaattattaatttAGGAATGTCATTAAATTATTGTGGAGTCATACCACAAATTGCCTTTTTTACATGTTATAATAACAAATGAATAgtacaaaaaaaagaagcagCACTACCATCATATTCCATCAGGATTTCAGGAAAGAAAAATGGTCAGACACACAATGTTATAAGCTGTGATCAGACTGACCTTCTGATTGAAAGGCCACTTGAGCAAGGCATCACTGTGTCCCCTCATCACCACGAAGAACAGAGACAAGTGAGTACCACGTCCCGTCCCGTCCCCATTCAGATAGATGCGCAAACACATCTTATAGCCATATTTGCTTGtgtaaaatgctgtaaaacaCAACAGGGCGCCTTGGAGTGAAATGCCATATGACAATGTTCATATATAAGCTCTCTGAGTGAAAATCCATCACACTAttcttaataattaatattaaacctTAAAGAGaaatctacaaaataaaactaccaGGTGAAAACATAGCAGGTGCCCGTCCGGCTACAGCATCCTGTCTCTTCTTCGAGAAGTCAGAGATCTTCCAAACAAAGACACCATCGTATGTGGCAGCAGACATCTCCCTCATCTTTGCCTCCATCTCCACGATGGAGAGATCCCTAAGGCCCACCGTCCTTTCCAACTGCCGTACCTGCACAAAATACTTGTATTGAAGGGAACAATATATCTGgctaaaaaaagttaatatctGCTTCATATTAAACAAACACTTTACCTTGTTGTTGAGTATCTCAATCTTGTCCTGGTCAAGCCGGTGTTGGCGGTTATAGGCCTCCATGGTGGTGGCGGAGCGCTCCATCTCACGGTTAAGCACACAGACGATGTTCTCAAAGGTGCTTACCTTCAGCTCCAGCTCCTGACAGCGGCGGCTAAGCTCCACCACTTTGGTCTTCTCGCTGTGTAGCTGCAGCTCCAACGCTGCCCCAACAGCAGTAGGGAGGGGGGTGAAAGAAGTACCCAGCGTTGGAGCCGGTGGTAGAGGCAGCTGTGCGCAGGCCCCCTGCACGGGAGCCCCTGCTCCACTCAGCTGGCCCATCTTCAGCTCCAGCTCCCGCAGAGACTGATGCAGCTCATGGATCTTATGGCTGGCCAGCTCCAAATTCTGAGGCTGCAGACTCTCCAAGTTCACCTTGATGCCCATGATGAAATGCAGCAGAAGGTTTAAGTGCTCATAGGAACAGGCTTGCTCGTGGTCGTGGATCTTCTCCTTTTCCACCTACaggaaataaaaacattcatgGAACGAAATGAATATAtctgatggatggataaaatgGGGGTTTTACCTACCGTCATATCACAGCCTACAACATGAAATCTGCAAGGTGTTCTGAATTTGGTGCACAGTTTAATGTGGTCCACATACTGTATAGGGAAAAAAACAGTCTTTATGAAAATGTTCTCtctcatattatatatatatattatacacagaaACTAATTAAAACCTTTGTTTTAGTAGACACACAACGTAAGCACAACAGTATGTAAAC
This DNA window, taken from Megalobrama amblycephala isolate DHTTF-2021 linkage group LG4, ASM1881202v1, whole genome shotgun sequence, encodes the following:
- the traf2a gene encoding TNF receptor-associated factor 2 isoform X3 produces the protein MAAQEPSPPSSLEGNKPGFPKKILANKLEDKHLCNICLKILRRPFQAQCGHRFCSYCFTKAVSSGPQKCSACIKEDIFEEPTSILKQGCAFPDNAAKREVEALEAVCINEECSWTGTIKEYEANHEGKCDYRILPCPSCKELLRANEVERHNERECPERTLNCKYCKEPFHFKNIKAHDEICPKYPMICEGCAKKKIPREKYVDHIKLCTKFRTPCRFHVVGCDMTVEKEKIHDHEQACSYEHLNLLLHFIMGIKVNLESLQPQNLELASHKIHELHQSLRELELKMGQLSGAGAPVQGACAQLPLPPAPTLGTSFTPLPTAVGAALELQLHSEKTKVVELSRRCQELELKVSTFENIVCVLNREMERSATTMEAYNRQHRLDQDKIEILNNKVRQLERTVGLRDLSIVEMEAKMREMSAATYDGVFVWKISDFSKKRQDAVAGRAPAMFSPAFYTSKYGYKMCLRIYLNGDGTGRGTHLSLFFVVMRGHSDALLKWPFNQKS
- the traf2a gene encoding TNF receptor-associated factor 2 isoform X1, whose product is MAAQEPSPPSSLEGNKPGFPKKILANKLEDKHLCNICLKILRRPFQAQCGHRFCSYCFTKAVSSGPQKCSACIKEDIFEEPTSILKQGCAFPDNAAKREVEALEAVCINEECSWTGTIKEYEANHEGKCDYRILPCPSCKELLRANEVERHNERECPERTLNCKYCKEPFHFKNIKAHDEICPKYPMICEGCAKKKIPREKYVDHIKLCTKFRTPCRFHVVGCDMTVEKEKIHDHEQACSYEHLNLLLHFIMGIKVNLESLQPQNLELASHKIHELHQSLRELELKMGQLSGAGAPVQGACAQLPLPPAPTLGTSFTPLPTAVGAALELQLHSEKTKVVELSRRCQELELKVSTFENIVCVLNREMERSATTMEAYNRQHRLDQDKIEILNNKVRQLERTVGLRDLSIVEMEAKMREMSAATYDGVFVWKISDFSKKRQDAVAGRAPAMFSPAFYTSKYGYKMCLRIYLNGDGTGRGTHLSLFFVVMRGHSDALLKWPFNQKVTLMLLDQNNREHIIDAFRPDISSSSFQRPVSDMNIASGCPLFCPLSKLDSKNSYIRDDTIFIKAIVDLTGL
- the traf2a gene encoding TNF receptor-associated factor 2 isoform X2, whose amino-acid sequence is MAAQEPSPPSSLEGNKPGFPKKILANKLEDKHLCNICLKILRRPFQAQCGHRFCSYCFTKAVSSGPQKCSACIKEDIFEEPTSILKQGCAFPDNAAKREVEALEAVCINEECSWTGTIKEYEANHEGKCDYRILPCPSCKELLRANEVERHNERECPERTLNCKYCKEPFHFKNIKAHDEICPKYPMICEGCAKKKIPREKYVDHIKLCTKFRTPCRFHVVGCDMTVEKEKIHDHEQACSYEHLNLLLHFIMGIKVNLESLQPQNLELASHKIHELHQSLRELELKMGQLSGAGAPVQGACAQLPLPPAPTLGTSFTPLPTAVGAALELQLHSEKTKVVELSRRCQELELKVSTFENIVCVLNREMERSATTMEAYNRQHRLDQDKIEILNNKVRQLERTVGLRDLSIVEMEAKMREMSAATYDGVFVWKISDFSKKRQDAVAGRAPAMFSPAFYTSKYGYKMCLRIYLNGDGTGRGTHLSLFFVVMRGHSDALLKWPFNQKVTLMLLDQNNREHIIDAFRPDISSSSFQRPS